The segment ATTCTTCTttactctcctcctcccccacagaacAAGACCCATGTACCTTTTGCACATTCTGTGCTGCATTTCAAAGACTCCACTCCTCTTGTGTTGGAAGCCCTTGGTTTAGTCATATGATTGCAGGTGTACTGATGCTTGTGCATAGGGGATTTATGCTGATACTGAGTTGGACCTGTTTTTTGGGGTCATCAGGGGCATGGAGGGGTAGGGGACATGAAAGGAACCTAAGATCACAATTCCACCCTTATTTTTCTAAAGGGGTTTTttcatatttgtgcatttggctCCCATGTGACCActtattggggggaggggcatatgGGGGATCTTCCCCTCACTCAGCAATCCCCCGCATTGGGAGGGTTAACTCCCTGTACCCATCTCCTGCAGTGGGAAACCTAGGCCTGTGAAATACTTTACACTTTTATAGTTTGTAGTCACGTTTTTATTGAAATTATGTAAAATAGCAAATTCTGGTCCTTGCCCTGTGGAGTGTGGCTGGAGTaatatgtatataatatagtACTTTTGCAATAATCGTTGTGGCCTTATCTTGGTTTCATAGCCTCGCCTCTAATCCCACTTGGGGGTGAGTGTCCCTGAATCTCAACTTTGACTGAGAACGCGGTGGGTGGGAATGGTCCCTTGCCATGTCTTTTCTACCATGGCTCACAGTCTTCATTGGGAGTTTGGTGGATCCTGGGGAGTTAAAAATCCAAAGCATGGAAGAAAGAGTCTGTCTACATGTGTTTGAAGAGTACAAGCCTCTTGCCCTGCGAAAGAAAGGGTTGTGGAAGTGCAAGGGTGTGTAAAAGTAGGCAGAATGAGGTGAAATTGAGCAAACAAACATAGGGTAAAGAGTAGGGAGAACACCAGGGCTCTGAGCTAGATCAGGCTCAGATGCAGTCTCCCAGTGGAAAAGGCAGGAGACAGTAAGCTGGGGTACTAAAATCTCAGACTAGAATGTATCTGCTAGGCACAGGCTAAGAGAGAGATAGGACTGATGGCATTTTCCCCCCATCTGTGAtgtaagcagctgaaaacaggtCTCATCTAGGGTCTTGGGAGTGAAATTaccactgtttttttttattactatttgagATGTGCACAGCCCTATTGATTacaagggtggtggtggtagccTTGTGCTGTGAGGAACTCTGGAAATGGGGGAAttccaacacccactgaaagcACCAGTTCAACCATGGGAGAAACTGGGAGGCAGGCACAACCCCATGCTACAAGGCCCATATGTTAATACAAGCAGCTCAAACTGGGTGTCCTGTTCTTGTGTGTGTGAGCAGACACCCACTCCTGGTAATGAGCCCCTCTGCTGCAGTGCCCTAACCAGACCCCCTGGCTTAATTATAGCTCCACAACTGGTTCCCTCTACAAATCACAAGAGAATCACCCaaagtgaatattttatttagaCACTTTAGTTTCCAAAACAGGAGCAACTGAAATTAACCAAAGCAGTGATTTCAAAGACATAGGCTACTCTACATACTGCTGGGACACACATGGCAGAGTCAGCTATTGAATAAAcacactttaatttaaaaaaaagtatctgGGGAATCTCACGGTTGTGTAGTTATACTTGGTTCACATTTGAAAGGTTAATTGATGGATGCAGTGTTGTCTTCCTgcatctgcagacagcctgacatAGTAGCTCTGAGATgtaaccccttcccccaaattcTCATGGGGTCCTGTTGGGTTCAGGGGAAGCAGATGGGCATAAGTCCACCCATGACTGAAGACCCCTCAGAGAATggaacagaaataggccccacagttgcagagaaCCCCCTCAGCCAACATCCTCTCCCTGGTGTTATAGATGCCCACTTTCGCCATCACTAGGAAGTTGACGAAGAGgtcccatgactttgtggggccacagattgGGTGTGTAGATGAGAAGGTGGGAGAAAACGCAAAAGTGGGTCCAAGAGGAGCCAGAAAAGAGGCCGCAACCTGGTGCACACAAGCTGgggtctccctcatgccacaAAAGGGACAGGCATCAGGGATGGGGTGAACCGCACCAGGTACACGCCTGTGCTCATGGTTCACATTCTCAAGGGGTAAGGGGTGGACTCCAAACCCTACTaacatgttagggggcttattccttcatccacttacctccctggtccttctcgcatgaaaagagagcaacaatacccgaagtccaaaggtgcaaacaatttgatgtttattggggtgaacttccagcaagccatgattccagtttccttccttagtgtcccccttcccagctctgacaccacagagccttacacctgtgtctctattcccatttctgcccttagccaaacatgattccaatttccccacccccattccctgttcccatttctgcccttagctaaacatgattccaatttcccccccacaccccactcacttcctgattgactgcagactatatagtaaaacttgagttctgcttagctataccttaaccaatcattttcctaaaagaaaaggagtacttgtggcaccttagagactaaccaatagtctctaaggtgccacaagtactccttttctttttgcgaatacagactaacacggctgttactctgaaaccagtcattttcctgaaatttaactaaccaatcctaacatattgtaacatgattatgtaaccacttatatcccaccaccttaattagtttacacccagcaaaattaattatacagccgacagaaacaatcacagaaccagacagagtttatacagacaaacaatagcaaagtgggaactataatgacaaaacaatacagaagtgaggatttcacatcccagctattgataagtgagttcttgccagacaggatgctatcaaactaagtttccttttacattttctaggcacttccctttctctggaggtgataggcactatcaggacaggattgtattcctaacagcccaatagcaccttatttcaatgtgactagtttggaatgtgaggatgtgactgttcgcttcccagcttatggctgcctctgctgcttagccaaagatcttagcctaagcacagggcctcagactgtcacagtaagggaagaaccttacaccggcagacagtgattttgattctctcttttatacccctaactagccaagtgataagaatacacctgaattcttagagtataggcctttacagacaggcctgaatatctatatcctaacataacACTTTAAATGTAAGCAGTTAACTGCTGATCATTTTGACAGACTGTGGGAAAGAGGTTGTGAGGGAAGATGGCAAGAGAAGAAACAGCAGTCCATCTAAAGCAGAACACATTATCCCTTTGTCTGATGCTGAATTGACAATGCGGCCCATAATTACAAGTTCAGTTACCCCTTAAAGTCCATACCTTTTGTTTGATCTTTGGCAAACCTGCCATCGACAGCAGCAAGGATTCCTTGGTAGACTAAAATTCAAGTTTAGTCTTGAACTTACACCCCAGACCATTAAATGgaatccagccccctccccagacaaCCTTGAACTATGCAGTTTTGTTGtaaccgtgttggtcccaggatatgagagacaagatTGGTGagattatctcacccatcttctTCTCTAAAACCTGAACTAGACCATTTCACAGACAGACCAACTTATTTCCCTAGAGATGGGATactttgcagcagctgccaggCACTGGAATAAGAAGTTTAAAAGAGGGCAGCTGTTGAGAGAACAGTGAATTTGTCTACACAGACAGGGAATCAGTTCAGTCCCAGAGCACTAAATGCCAAGGGCTGAGACAGAACCAGAAAATCATTCCCTGTGTCTCCACTCCTGTATGAGACAAAGAGAGATGCAATCCTTGCCCCGTGGAGCTTACAATCTTAATAGGAAGGAAGAGTCCAGTCTCAAGCAATGTCTATATTACAGCCActacagcagcactgcagaagtgctgcagctgtactGAAGATAGTTCCTACACTGAGCAGTAACTAGCTCATTAAAAGacctagccatgtctacactggaggttaggtAGACCTAACTAAACCATTTAGGGAACAAATGTAGCTAGTTagatctaatttttaaatgtagaccaggacTCCGCAGGCATCAGGTTCTAGATCCCATAGTTCTGCTGTGGCAGAACCAGAGAGAGTCCATTAAACTACTATCATGGCATCTGGTGAAGACAGAAGTCCCTGGTGGGGTAGTGGCCAGATGTCCCCATTACTTTATTCTTCCCTAGCCCAAACTGAATTGCTTCTCTTCTCCTCCAGGTGGGGAATCACAGCCTCCATGTAGAACTTCTCCAGCTTGGGCTCAGTTCTCTCCCAGAACACTGCATCAAAGTCCACTGAGGTGATGACTGTATCTTTGTTGGTGTGAACCACAAAATCAGCACTGTCAAAGCCCGTTGTTGCCAGCTGGCACTGCACCTGAGTGTAGTAGGGATGGTTTCTCTTCAAGGCGTAGGACTCACCATCCACTTCCAGGCAGAAGGCTTTGTCCTTACAGGCCTCTTtcactgtcttgtctctgtgctTATAGGGACACTTGACCTCCAGCAGCCCCAGTAGCTTCCCTGTATCTGCTTCTCTGATAATTCCATCTGGGCTGGCTGCGAGCCACTCCTTCTCTTGGTGAATGAAGAGGCCACACTCCTCCACCTTCACGGGCCTACCTGTCCTCCTGAATTGGAGCTCCTCATATGCCTGCACTGCCTTTTTCTCGTTTTGGGTGCCCCAGGACATGGCTGGTGTCTGCACTTTAGAACCAGAGCTCACCACAGCCTTAAGGTAAGACTGGGGCACCTCTGAGCTCTTGCCATTGACAAACTTGCTGTTAGCAATCCTGGGTGCGACTGAGGCTGTGATGCGGTTTTTCCGCCACTCATACCACTTGGGATTGTCCCTCTGGCCCCGGGTTTCCCTCTCCACTTTCACCACATCTTCTGTTGTCAGCAGGGAGGGAAATTTGCTTTCTTTGCCCCAGCCAGCGGTATTGGCCCGAGAGCGACTGGATTGATTCCTTTCCAGGCAGGGGTCGACACCGGCAGGTGCTTTAGCTGTTGTGGAGCAGGGTTTCCTTCCACTAGTCACTGAGGGGTTCTTAGCTGTCACTCTGTAGCTTATCTTGGTGTCTCCTTGatcactgccatgtgctgcagTGGCCCTTGATTGGGAAGAGCTTTGCCCAGCTCTtctggcagtggtgctgctggTTGGCTTGTCTGTCTGTGCCCTGCTGGTACCTGAACTCCCAGCAGCCTGAGCACTCTTCGGTCGGCTGGCTGTGGGTGGTGTCTTGGCCTGGGTGGAGGAGGTAGAGGAACGAGGTGTTGCCGGGGTGGCTTTGGGCACAGTTGCAGCCTGACGAGGTGAGGCTGTGCTGTCAGGGTTTTCCCTGGGTCTCCCCATTGTTCAGTGTCAGGGATCACGCTGTGTGGGCACAAGAGAAAGGTAAGTGTACATCTCTAGACTAGGTTGGTTTCCTGGCTCTGGCTGTGGCCGCTGTGCTTGAGGCTTCAGGAGGATTACGTCCCTTCTCTCCCCATGTAGGCAGGACTCCCTGCTGCCCTCTGCAAGAATTTGTCTGTATCTCCATATTAAGCTGTTATGACACCTCTGTTCTGTCCCTATGC is part of the Chelonia mydas isolate rCheMyd1 chromosome 9, rCheMyd1.pri.v2, whole genome shotgun sequence genome and harbors:
- the LOC114021460 gene encoding uncharacterized protein LOC114021460 isoform X2, giving the protein MGRPRENPDSTASPRQAATVPKATPATPRSSTSSTQAKTPPTASRPKSAQAAGSSGTSRAQTDKPTSSTTARRAGQSSSQSRATAAHGSDQGDTKISYRVTAKNPSVTSGRKPCSTTAKAPAGVDPCLERNQSSRSRANTAGWGKESKFPSLLTTEDVVKVERETRGQRDNPKWYEWRKNRITASVAPRIANSKFVNGKSSEVPQSYLKAVVSSGSKVQTPAMSWGTQNEKKAVQAYEELQFRRTGRPVKVEECGLFIHQEKEWLAASPDGIIREADTGKLLGLLEVKCPYKHRDKTVKEACKDKAFCLEVDGESYSLKRNHPYYTQVQCQLATTGFDKADFVVHTNKDTVITSVDFDAGFWEKTEPKLEKFYMEAVIPHLEEKRSNSVWAQEE
- the LOC114021460 gene encoding uncharacterized protein LOC114021460 isoform X1; this translates as MGRPRENPDSTASPRQAATVPKATPATPRSSTSSTQAKTPPTASRPKSAQAAGSSGTSRAQTDKPTSSTTARRAGQSSSQSRATAAHGSDQGDTKISYRVTAKNPSVTSGRKPCSTTAKAPAGVDPCLERNQSSRSRANTAGWGKESKFPSLLTTEDVVKVERETRGQRDNPKWYEWRKNRITASVAPRIANSKFVNGKSSEVPQSYLKAVVSSGSKVQTPAMSWGTQNEKKAVQAYEELQFRRTGRPVKVEECGLFIHQEKEWLAASPDGIIREADTGKLLGLLEVKCPYKHRDKTVKEACKDKAFCLEVDGESYALKRNHPYYTQVQCQLATTGFDSADFVVHTNKDTVITSVDFDAVFWERTEPKLEKFYMEAVIPHLEEKRSNSVWAREE